In a genomic window of Quercus lobata isolate SW786 chromosome 4, ValleyOak3.0 Primary Assembly, whole genome shotgun sequence:
- the LOC115986118 gene encoding putative receptor-like protein kinase At3g47110, which produces MKLHYNNPNFPELLSSTRLHMILLFTITLLCLQPATPSATPTNETDRLALLKFKESIANDPYGILISWNDSIQFCNWHGITCGHRHQRVTALELEGRKLHGTITPYIGNLTFLRAINLQNNSFYGEIPKEVGHLLRLRHLNLSNNTLGGELPASLSNISELRIMNIRWNKLIGKIPMELGSLTKLLVLWVKSNNLTGEIPPFLGNLSFLESFSATYNNLEGNIPESFGRLKSLSTFAIGANKLNGTIPSPLYNISSISILLIADNQLSGTLPTNIGLTLPNLQLFEISLNKFFGPIPISICNASQLRIFEIAYNNFMGSVPTNLGNLQDLVVLSLGINHLGMDLEFLTSLRNCSKLEELVLGGNQFEGVLPNSIGNLSTQLNSLYVEENQISGTIPETLENLMNLIVLYMDMNLFTGVIPSYIGKFPKMQIFSLSGNNFSGKIPNTLGNLTQLIQLYLSQNNLEGSIPSSLGNCQNLQSLDVSQNYLSGVIPWQIFDLYSLSLLLNLAHNLFSGKLPVQVGNLKNIYSLDLSENHLFGKIPETIGSCFKLDHLYLQGNSFEGVIPSSMASLKGLEHLDLSRNNLSGLIPKGLEKLLFLKYLNLSFNDIEGELPTEGVFRNINAISVVGNNKLCGGIPQLQLTTCHTVTKSRKSFTFGVTITIICVVVCIFLVASFLALYWRKRSKKKPSSIDSKMELLPTISYKMLHQATNGFSPNNLIGSGSFGSVYKGVLDQEERLVAVKVLNLQNKDASKSFMAECNVLRNVRHRNLIKILTCCSSINYNGDDFKALVFQFMTNGSLDMWLHSIENSDNQSKNLSVLQRLIIAIDVAFALNYLHNHCEQKIIHCDLKPSNILLDSDMIAHVSDFGLSRLLTTLNDSSQTCTSTIGLKGSIGYVAPEYGMGGEASTEGDVYSYGVLLLEMFTGKRPTDDMFKDGLDLHNFVKMTLPKRLIQVVDPLLLPREVEEMGVATTAMMATEEDDNDSEIVEEANNIEDSRHIDVDMQKCLLSILNIGILCSLESPKERISMEEVIKELQLIKSTFVSLGIRRGRPSKAQRPGTSRRD; this is translated from the exons ATGAAGCTTCACTATAACAACCCCAATTTTCCTGAATTATTAAGTTCTACACGCCTTCATATGATTCTACTTTTTACTATAACCCTACTATGCTTGCAACCTGCCACTCCTTCTGCCACTCCAACAAACGAGACTGATCGTTTGGCTTTACTCAAATTTAAAGAATCCATTGCTAATGACCCATATGGAATCTTGATCTCATGGAATGATTCTATCCAGTTCTGCAACTGGCATGGAATTACATGTGGCCATCGCCATCAAAGAGTCACAGCCCTAGAACTAGAAGGCCGAAAATTGCATGGAACCATTACACCTTACATTGGAAACCTCACCTTTCTTAGAGCTATCAACCTCCAAAACAACAGCTTTTATGGTGAAATTCCAAAAGAAGTTGGTCATTTGCTCCGACTGCGACATCTCAATCTTTCAAACAACACGTTGGGAGGAGAACTTCCAGCCAGCTTGAGCAACATCTCTGAACTCAGGATAATGAACATAAGGTGGAACAAACTTATTGGGAAAATTCCCATGGAGCTTGGCTCTTTAACCAAGCTTTTAGTTCTTTGGGTCAAGTCTAACAATTTGACAGGAGAAATCCCACCTTTCTTGGGAAATCTTTCGTTTCTTGAATCTTTTTCGGCAACTTATAATAATTTAGAGGGAAATATTCCAGAGAGCTTTGGCCGTTTGAAAAGCTTATCAACTTTCGCCATTGGAGCCAATAAATTGAACGGTACAATCCCTTCCCCTCTCTACAATATATCATCTATCAGCATATTGCTAATTGCAGACAACCAACTTAGTGGTACTCTTCCAACAAACATAGGCCTCACTCTCCCTAATCTCCAATTATTTGAAATAAGtctcaataaattttttgggCCAATTCCTATTTCTATATGCAATGCATCTCAACTTCGAATATTTGAAATCGCATATAACAACTTCATGGGATCAGTTCCAACTAATCTGGGAAATCTACAAGATCTGGTAGTACTATCTCTAGGTATAAATCACCTAGGAATGGATTTAGAGTTTTTAACATCTCTAAGAAATTGTAGCAAATTGGAAGAGCTGGTTTTAGGTGGAAACCAATTTGAAGGTGTTTTGCCCAATTCTATAGGAAACTTGTCAACACAACTCAATTCATTATATGTTGAAGAGAATCAAATATCTGGAACTATCCCTGAAACATTGGAGAATCTTATGAACTTAATTGTCTTGTATATGGATATGAATCTTTTCACAGGTGTGATACCTAGTTATATTGGGAAGTTTCCGAAGatgcaaatattttctttatcgGGAAACAATTTTTCAGGAAAAATCCCAAACACCTTAGGGAATCTCACTCAATTGATTCAACTCTATTTGTCTCAAAACAACTTGGAGGGAAGCATACCTTCAAGCCTTGGTAATTGCCAAAATTTGCAAAGTTTAGATGTTTCACAAAATTACCTCAGTGGAGTCATACCCTGGCAAATTTTTGATCTTTATTCCTTGTCACTATTACTCAATTTAGCACACAACTTATTCAGTGGCAAATTACCAGTTCAAGTAggcaatttgaaaaatatatattcacttGATCTCTCTGAAAACCATTTATTTGGTAAAATTCCTGAGACAATTGGAAGTTGCTTCAAATTAGATCACTTATACTTGCAAGGCAATTCCTTTGAAGGGGTCATACCTTCATCCATGGCTTCCTTAAAAGGCCTTGAACATTTAGATCTTTCACGAAACAACTTGTCAGGGTTAATTCCAAAGGGCCTAgagaaacttttatttttgaaatatttgaacCTTTCATTCAATGATATTGAGGGTGAGCTACCAACAGAAGGAGTTTTCAGAAATATAAATGCAATATCAGTTGTTGGAAACAATAAACTTTGCGGGGGCATTCCACAATTGCAATTGACAACATGTCACACCGTTACAAAATCGAGAAAGTCCTTTACTTTTGGAGtaacaatcacaattatttgTGTGGTTGTATGTATCTTTCTAGTTGCATCCTTTCTTGCACTTTATTGGAGGAAAAGATCAAAAAAGAAACCATCTTCAATAGACTCAAAGATGGAACTCCTTCCAACAATTTCATACAAAATGCTCCATCAAGCGACTAATGGATTTTCTCCCAACAATTTGATTGGATCTGGCAGTTTTGGATCAGTATATAAAGGAGTTCTTGACCAAGAAGAAAGATTAGTTGCTGTAAAGGTTCTTAACCTTCAAAACAAAGATGCTTCGAAGAGTTTTATGGCAGAATGCAACGTATTAAGAAACGTTCGGCATCGAAATCTTATAAAGATCTTAACATGTTGCTCCAGTATAAATTATAATGGCGATGATTTCAAAGCTCTAGTTTTTCAATTCATGACAAATGGGAGCTTGGACATGTGGCTGCATTCGATAGAAAATAGCGACAATCAGTCAAAAAATTTGAGTGTTCTTCAAAGACTAATTATTGCAATTGACGTGGCATTTGCTTTAAATTATCTTCACAATCACTGTGAGCAAAAAATCATTCATTGTGATTTAAAGCCAAGCAATATTCTTCTTGATAGTGATATGATTGCTCATGTAAGTGATTTTGGCTTATCAAGGCTCCTCACAACTTTGAATGATTCTTCCCAAACGTGTACTAGCACAATTGGATTAAAGGGATCTATTGGTTATGTTGCTCCAG AGTATGGCATGGGTGGTGAGGCATCAACTGAGGGGGATGTATACAGTTATGGGGTTCTTTTATTGGAAATGTTTACAGGAAAGAGACCCACTGATGATATGTTTAAAGATGGTCTTGATCTCCATAACTTCGTTAAGATGACCTTACCAAAAAGGCTCATTCAAGTTGTTGACCCACTACTTTTGCCAAGAGAAGTTGAAGAAATGGGAGTAGCAACTACAGCAATGATGGCAACAGAAGAAGATGACAATGATAGTGAAATTGTAGAAGAAGCTAATAATATTGAGGACTCTAGGCATATTGATGTTGACATGCAAAAATGCTTACTCTCAATCCTTAATATTGGAATCTTATGTTCATTGGAGTCTCCAAAAGAGAGAATCAGTATGGAGGAAGTCATTAAGGAACTACAATTGATAAAAAGTACTTTTGTTAGTTTGGGGATCCGCAGAGGTAGACCAAGTAAAGCTCAA AGGCCTGGAACAAGTAGAAGAGATTAA